From the Roseateles sp. XES5 genome, one window contains:
- the leuB gene encoding 3-isopropylmalate dehydrogenase: MTARNLLLLPGDGIGPEAMAEVRKIIAYMNAECGAGFTTDEGLVGGSAYDAHGVAISEGDMEKALAADAVLFGAVGGPKWDAVPYDVRPEAGLLRLRKDLKLFANLRPAICYPALANASSLKPELVEGLDILIVRELTGGVYFGEPKEIIDLGNGQKRGIDTQVYDTYEIERIAGVAFELARTRQNRVCSMEKRNVMKSGVLWNQVVTETHKRSYSDVQLEHMLADAGGMQLVRAPKQFDVIVTDNLFGDMLSDVAAMLTGSLGMLPSASLGAPDAKGQRKALYEPVHGSAPDIAGKGIANPIAMIASFAMCLRYSFNMVKEADNLEKAIADVLDSGIRTGDIMADGCRKVGTADMGDAILTAFKALSA; the protein is encoded by the coding sequence ATGACAGCGCGTAACCTCCTCCTTCTGCCCGGCGACGGCATCGGCCCGGAAGCCATGGCGGAAGTCCGCAAGATCATCGCCTATATGAACGCCGAATGCGGTGCCGGTTTCACCACCGACGAAGGCCTCGTCGGCGGCTCGGCCTATGACGCCCATGGCGTGGCGATCTCGGAAGGCGACATGGAGAAGGCGCTGGCGGCCGACGCCGTGCTGTTCGGCGCCGTCGGCGGTCCGAAATGGGATGCCGTTCCTTACGACGTGCGTCCGGAAGCCGGCCTGCTGCGCCTGCGCAAGGACCTCAAGCTCTTCGCGAATCTGCGCCCAGCCATCTGCTATCCGGCGCTGGCCAACGCATCCTCGCTGAAACCGGAGCTGGTGGAAGGCCTCGACATCCTCATCGTGCGCGAGCTGACGGGCGGCGTCTATTTCGGCGAGCCGAAGGAGATCATCGATCTCGGCAACGGCCAGAAGCGCGGCATCGACACCCAGGTCTACGACACCTACGAGATCGAGCGCATCGCCGGCGTCGCCTTCGAGCTGGCCCGCACGCGCCAGAACCGCGTCTGCTCGATGGAAAAGCGCAACGTCATGAAGTCGGGCGTGCTCTGGAACCAGGTGGTGACGGAAACGCACAAGCGCAGCTATTCCGACGTGCAGCTCGAGCACATGCTGGCCGATGCCGGCGGCATGCAGCTCGTGCGTGCGCCCAAGCAGTTCGACGTCATCGTCACCGACAACCTCTTCGGCGACATGCTTTCCGACGTCGCCGCCATGCTGACCGGCTCGCTCGGCATGCTGCCGTCCGCCTCGCTCGGCGCGCCGGACGCCAAGGGCCAGCGCAAGGCGCTCTACGAGCCCGTGCACGGCTCGGCACCGGACATTGCCGGCAAGGGCATCGCCAACCCGATCGCCATGATCGCCTCCTTCGCCATGTGCCTGCGTTACTCGTTCAACATGGTCAAGGAAGCCGACAACCTGGAAAAGGCGATCGCCGACGTGCTCGACAGCGGCATCCGCACCGGCGACATCATGGCCGACGGCTGCCGCAAGGTCGGCACCGCGGACATGGGCGACGCCATCCTCACTGCCTTCAAGGCACTCTCGGCCTGA
- a CDS encoding RidA family protein, with the protein MRRLISSGSPFEATAGYSRAVIQGDWCFVSGTTGYDYASMTMPDSVEDQTRNCLATIGKALQDGGFSFADVVRCHYYVTDAAFADRVFPILGEAFGAIRPAATMVVCDLIRPEMLIEIEVTALRGS; encoded by the coding sequence ATGCGCCGGCTGATCTCGTCCGGCTCTCCCTTCGAGGCGACGGCGGGCTATTCGCGCGCCGTCATCCAGGGCGACTGGTGCTTCGTCTCCGGCACGACCGGCTACGACTATGCCAGCATGACCATGCCCGACAGCGTCGAGGACCAGACACGCAACTGCCTTGCCACCATCGGCAAGGCCCTGCAGGATGGCGGCTTCTCCTTCGCGGACGTGGTGCGCTGCCACTATTATGTCACCGACGCAGCCTTTGCCGACCGCGTCTTCCCCATTCTCGGCGAGGCCTTCGGCGCGATCCGCCCCGCGGCCACCATGGTGGTCTGCGATCTCATCCGCCCCGAAATGCTGATCGAGATCGAAGTCACGGCGCTCCGCGGATCCTAG
- the leuD gene encoding 3-isopropylmalate dehydratase small subunit has protein sequence MEKFVKLTGVAAPLPVVNVDTDMIIPKDYLKTIKRTGLGKGLFAEARYNEDGSVNETFVLNKPAYQNATILVAGDNFGCGSSREHAPWALLDFGIRCVISTSFADIFYNNCFKNGILPIVVSQDDLDKLMDDASRGSNAILTVDLETQEITGPDGGRIGFEIDAFRRHCLLNGLDDIGLTLEKATSIDTFEKQTATSRPWA, from the coding sequence ATGGAAAAGTTCGTCAAGCTGACCGGCGTCGCCGCGCCGCTTCCCGTAGTCAATGTCGACACGGACATGATCATTCCGAAGGACTACCTCAAGACGATCAAGCGCACGGGTCTCGGCAAGGGCCTCTTCGCCGAAGCGCGCTACAACGAGGACGGCAGCGTCAACGAAACGTTCGTGCTGAACAAGCCGGCCTACCAGAATGCCACGATCCTCGTCGCCGGCGACAATTTCGGCTGCGGCTCCTCGCGTGAGCATGCGCCGTGGGCCCTGCTCGACTTCGGCATCCGCTGCGTCATCTCCACCAGCTTCGCCGACATCTTCTACAACAACTGTTTCAAGAACGGCATCCTGCCCATCGTCGTCAGCCAGGACGACCTGGACAAGCTGATGGACGACGCCAGCCGCGGCTCCAACGCCATCCTGACGGTCGACCTGGAAACCCAGGAAATCACCGGTCCCGACGGCGGCCGCATCGGCTTCGAAATCGACGCCTTCCGCCGCCACTGCCTGCTGAACGGGCTCGACGATATCGGCCTGACGCTGGAAAAGGCGACCTCCATCGACACGTTCGAGAAGCAGACCGCAACCTCGCGTCCCTGGGCGTAA